A stretch of Fibrobacter sp. DNA encodes these proteins:
- a CDS encoding flippase, with product MIKKIIMSNAGPLGIAKILQLFIPLITVPYLARIIGAEGLGKLAFSQALTTYFFLFTELGISVYSTREVAVHLSDKQYISKLMTNAFMIKCVFTIFTFLLITISILYFPFFANIKLLLAAFAPSILSNTLMPHWYFQGQQKMWRIAASNLIGALVYTVGIFVFVKTHSDTIVVVIITTVSTFFSLAYSLYLVKKDGISFLSLSLIDINFALTTLKRAFPLYLSTVLGAIYTNIYVVFLGFVASEKTVGYYSAAERIIKALLGIESVLGMSFYPHLSKIYAYNRSRFLKEIGKTSLVTLLFSIMICLTVLFSSSLIIKVIYGNDFQDSISILRILCLLLPILAINDIGGTQFFLPMEMKSKFLMATSIGLSVSALSTYYFSMLFSGNGTALAYLSAEVSISIFMVFSIYRTIKNNFASLQNDSLKTLV from the coding sequence GTGATAAAAAAAATTATCATGAGTAATGCCGGACCGCTAGGCATAGCAAAGATCCTGCAGTTATTTATTCCTCTTATAACAGTCCCTTATCTTGCGCGCATAATAGGTGCAGAAGGGCTTGGAAAACTGGCTTTCTCACAAGCGCTAACGACTTATTTCTTTCTTTTCACTGAGCTTGGGATTTCAGTGTATTCCACACGAGAAGTTGCCGTTCATCTTTCTGACAAGCAATACATAAGCAAACTTATGACCAACGCATTTATGATCAAATGCGTATTTACAATTTTCACTTTTTTACTAATCACAATCAGTATTCTTTATTTCCCATTTTTCGCAAATATAAAATTACTTCTGGCAGCTTTTGCACCATCAATACTGTCGAACACATTGATGCCTCACTGGTATTTCCAGGGTCAGCAAAAAATGTGGAGAATTGCTGCTTCAAACCTTATTGGTGCTCTTGTCTATACAGTCGGTATTTTCGTGTTTGTTAAAACACACAGCGATACAATAGTCGTAGTGATAATCACTACTGTTTCAACCTTTTTTTCTTTGGCATACTCACTTTATCTTGTTAAAAAGGATGGCATTTCCTTTCTTTCGCTTTCACTGATAGATATAAATTTTGCATTGACTACTTTAAAAAGAGCTTTTCCCCTTTATCTTTCTACTGTGCTCGGCGCAATTTACACAAATATATATGTGGTTTTCCTGGGATTCGTTGCCAGTGAGAAAACAGTAGGATATTACTCTGCTGCAGAAAGAATCATTAAAGCACTCTTAGGTATTGAGTCTGTATTAGGAATGTCATTTTATCCGCATTTATCCAAAATCTATGCTTACAATCGATCTCGTTTCCTTAAAGAGATTGGAAAAACTTCGCTTGTCACATTGCTTTTTTCGATCATGATCTGTTTAACAGTATTGTTCAGTTCCAGTCTTATAATCAAAGTTATTTACGGTAATGACTTTCAGGATTCTATCTCTATTTTGAGAATTTTATGCTTATTGCTCCCAATCCTTGCAATTAATGATATTGGAGGCACTCAATTCTTTTTACCAATGGAGATGAAATCCAAGTTTCTGATGGCTACATCAATTGGTCTATCTGTATCCGCTTTATCTACGTATTATTTCAGCATGCTTTTTTCCGGTAACGGCACAGCACTGGCGTATTTATCAGCGGAAGTATCGATCTCAATATTTATGGTTTTTTCTATATACAGGACAATTAAGAATAATTTTGCTTCCCTTCAAAACGATTCTCTGAAAACACTGGTCTAA